A single region of the Marinobacter salinisoli genome encodes:
- a CDS encoding SDR family NAD(P)-dependent oxidoreductase, translated as MRHVVIAGASGAIGGAMAQAILDAVPDSRIVGLCRRPERAAEPLQTSDRVELIPWDAEHPESLTGVTHALESVMPAEQGVDMLLYAAGILHASDMFPEKRLEDLSATAMTRAFAVNATGFAVLVRALLPWFRHRRFKRIAAISAKVGSISDNRLGGWYAYRSSKAALNMLVRTLSVELPRRCKPVACVAMHPGTTESELSAPFGQSLAQLQVHQPADTAANLMTVLEGVSSDDNGRFLSWDGSELPW; from the coding sequence ATGAGACACGTCGTGATTGCAGGAGCCTCCGGCGCCATCGGTGGGGCCATGGCGCAGGCCATTCTGGACGCGGTTCCCGATAGCCGGATTGTGGGGTTGTGCCGCCGTCCGGAGCGAGCGGCCGAGCCCTTGCAGACCTCCGATCGGGTCGAGCTTATCCCTTGGGACGCGGAGCATCCCGAGTCGCTGACGGGCGTGACGCACGCTCTGGAGTCGGTTATGCCGGCCGAGCAGGGCGTGGATATGTTGCTGTACGCCGCAGGAATACTGCATGCGTCCGACATGTTTCCCGAAAAACGGCTGGAGGACCTCTCCGCCACAGCCATGACCCGGGCGTTCGCTGTGAATGCGACCGGGTTCGCTGTGCTGGTACGTGCGCTCTTACCCTGGTTCCGGCATCGGCGATTCAAGCGAATTGCGGCGATTTCGGCGAAGGTCGGGTCGATCAGTGACAATCGCTTGGGTGGCTGGTATGCCTATCGCAGTTCCAAGGCCGCGTTGAATATGCTGGTGCGGACGTTATCGGTGGAATTGCCGAGGCGCTGCAAGCCGGTCGCCTGTGTTGCCATGCACCCGGGTACCACGGAGTCGGAGTTGAGCGCACCATTTGGCCAGTCCCTGGCGCAGTTGCAGGTTCATCAACCGGCTGACACAGCAGCCAATCTGATGACCGTGCTCGAGGGCGTGAGCAGTGACGATAATGGTCGTTTTCTCAGCTGGGATGGCAGCGAGCTGCCCTGGTGA
- a CDS encoding ChrR family anti-sigma-E factor, which yields MTRHHPDSLSLMDYSAGSLSEPLALCIRLHLDECSECRGRADMLDSLGAVMMERQPKVSVKEEMFSNILARIDDEMAMSAEQAASLESASGHRQPRRSALQKLLGEDINQLPWKRQLGDVSVLDISDRFPGQSQQVVLQKLAAGGKAPAHTHRGDETTIVLQGAFADQNGVFNQWDYVVLNEKDEHKPVAVGCEDCITLSVLSAPVKLTGTFSRMLNPFIR from the coding sequence ATGACACGGCATCATCCCGATAGCTTGAGTTTGATGGATTACAGTGCAGGCAGCTTGAGCGAGCCTCTGGCGCTGTGTATCCGCTTGCATCTGGACGAGTGCTCCGAATGCCGAGGCCGGGCCGACATGCTGGACAGCCTTGGTGCGGTGATGATGGAGCGTCAGCCGAAAGTATCGGTAAAAGAAGAGATGTTCAGCAATATCCTCGCCCGTATTGATGACGAGATGGCGATGAGCGCTGAACAAGCGGCAAGCCTGGAAAGTGCCTCTGGTCACAGGCAACCGAGACGCAGTGCGTTGCAGAAATTGCTCGGTGAAGACATCAATCAGCTGCCATGGAAGCGGCAACTCGGTGATGTGAGTGTACTGGATATTTCCGACCGGTTTCCTGGCCAGAGCCAGCAGGTGGTGTTGCAGAAACTTGCGGCAGGTGGGAAGGCACCGGCTCATACCCACCGTGGCGACGAGACAACGATCGTACTGCAAGGCGCTTTTGCTGACCAGAACGGGGTTTTCAATCAATGGGACTACGTTGTTTTGAATGAAAAAGACGAGCACAAACCGGTTGCGGTCGGGTGTGAGGACTGCATCACGTTATCGGTGCTGAGCGCGCCGGTGAAACTGACCGGCACCTTTTCCCGAATGTTGAACCCGTTCATCCGGTGA
- a CDS encoding sigma-70 family RNA polymerase sigma factor: MTTLEHTPSSSEGRKDPWSQLLQKVGSHQDREAYHQLFEHFGPQIKYYAIANGLASHAEELVQEVFVSIWRRATLYDWRKAAASTWIFTIARNQRIDMLRKMQRMSAEMAVETEDLWQIPGENENEPVTSLHRLMSERRIRESLSHLPEEQITVIAKVYMEHKSHQVVADELNIPLGTVKSRVRLALNKLKVILQDQNV; encoded by the coding sequence GTGACCACACTGGAGCACACGCCGTCTAGCTCAGAGGGAAGAAAAGATCCCTGGAGCCAGTTACTGCAGAAAGTGGGGAGCCATCAGGATCGGGAAGCTTATCACCAGCTTTTTGAGCATTTCGGCCCGCAAATCAAGTACTACGCCATTGCCAACGGGCTCGCGAGCCACGCCGAGGAGCTGGTGCAGGAGGTGTTCGTGTCGATCTGGCGGCGGGCCACCCTGTACGACTGGAGAAAGGCAGCCGCATCGACCTGGATTTTCACCATTGCCCGTAATCAGCGCATCGACATGCTGCGCAAGATGCAGCGAATGAGCGCGGAAATGGCGGTGGAAACAGAAGATCTGTGGCAGATCCCCGGCGAGAACGAAAATGAACCGGTGACGTCATTGCATCGTCTGATGTCTGAGAGGCGCATTCGCGAATCATTGAGCCATTTGCCGGAAGAGCAGATCACCGTCATTGCCAAAGTGTACATGGAGCACAAATCGCATCAGGTGGTCGCGGACGAACTCAACATTCCCCTTGGCACCGTAAAGAGCCGGGTGCGCCTGGCGCTGAATAAGTTAAAAGTAATTTTGCAGGATCAGAACGTATGA